The following coding sequences are from one Amphiprion ocellaris isolate individual 3 ecotype Okinawa chromosome 19, ASM2253959v1, whole genome shotgun sequence window:
- the LOC111568499 gene encoding trafficking protein particle complex subunit 5-like yields the protein MDTRFTRGKSNILERPLTRPKTEVSVSAFALLFSEMVQYCQSRVYSVTELQTRLADMGQSVGASMLDVLVLREKNGKRETKVLNMLLFIKVNVWKSLFGKEADKLEQANDDDKTYYIIEKEPLINAYISVPKENSSLNCAAFTAGIVEAILTHSGFPAKVTAHWHKGTTLMIKFNESVIARDKALDGR from the exons ATGGACACGAGGTTTACTCGAGGGAAATCCAACATCTTAGAGCGGCCCTTGACCCGACCAAAGACGGAAGTCAGCGTGAGCGCCTTCGCCCTGCTGTTCTCTGAGATGGTCCAGTACTGTCAGAGCCGAGTGTACTCTGTAACCGAGCTGCAGACCCGGCTGGCAGACATGGGCCAGAGCGTCGGAGCCAGCATGCTGGATGTGCTGGTTCTGAGAGAGAAGAACGGCAAGAGGGAGACCAAAGTGCTGAACATGCTGCTCTTCATCAAG GTTAATGTGTGGAAGTCTTTGTTCGGGAAGGAGGCAGACAAGCTGGAGCAGGCCAACGACGACGACAAGACTTATTACATCATAGAGAAAGAGCCGCTTATCAACGCCTACATCTCTGTGCCGAAGGAGAACAGCAGCTTGAACTGTGCCGCCTTCACTGCCGGCATCGTGGAGGCCATCCTCACTCACAGCGGCTTCCCCGCTAAGGTCACCGCTCACTGGCACAAAGGCACCACTCTCATGATCAAGTTTAACGAGTCGGTTATCGCCAGGGACAAGGCGCTGGATGGCAGATAA